ACGCACGACATCGCCTTGAGCATTGATGGCATCCGTAAGCGTATCGTTTTCGGTCATCTTCGAGAAACGTGTACCAAAACTGCAGAACTACCACGGAGCGAAAGGACTACTGTTCGCAAGCACCAACAACGGACAACACTCTATTGTTTGTCTACGTTGCTTGCCGTGTAGGGCACCTATACACGTTGCATTGGCTTGATTTCCAACTTTGTGAGCTGTCACAGCTGACATAACAAACACGGTCTCTACATTCGCAAGCGAAACCGCTGCGCGGTAATTCGATCAACTCCGTACATAAAACGTACGCACACTGCGCGCCTGGTAGCAAAACTATCGGAAAAGCGAACTCCCTGTTTTTAAGGGCGCTGCGTTATTGTTACATTCGATAATCCGatcaatttcactaaaaaacaATATGATCTTGCACACTGCGCGCCTGGTAGCCGCACTCTTGACACACGCGAACTCGTCGTTGTAGGGTTCTGCATCAGTAACACATGTAACATGTAAacaagcgacaaaaaaggttttcacaCGGCACGTAATGTAGCAAAACTATCGGCATATGTGAAATCGCTTTTTTTACACCTCTGCTTTATTGTTATATTCGGTAATTCGatcaatttcactaaaaaacaAGATCTTGCACACTGCGCGCCTGGTAGCCGCACTCTTGACACACGCGAACTCGTCGTTGTAGGGTTCTGCATCAGTAACACATGTAACATGTAAacaagcgacaaaaaaggttttcacaCGGCACGTAATGTAGCAAAACTATCGGCATATGTGAAATCGCTTTTTTTACACCTCTGCTTTATTGTTATATTCGGTAATTCGatcaatttcactaaaaaacaAGATCTTGCACACTGCGCGCCTGGTAGCCGCACTCTTGACACACGCGAACTCGTCGTTGTAGGGTTCTGCATCAGTAACACATGTAACATGTAAacaagcgacaaaaaaggttttcacaCGGCACGTAATGTAGCAAAACTATCGGCATATGTGAAATCGCTTTTTTTACACCTCTGCTTTATTGTTACATTCGGTAATCCAatcaatttcactaaaaaacaAGATCTTGCACACTGCGCGCCTGGTAGCCGCACTCTTGACACACGCGAACTCGTCGTTGTAGGGTTCTGCATCAGTAACACATGTAACATGTAAacaagcgacaaaaaaggttttcacaCGGCACGTAATGTAGCAAAACTATCGGCATATGTGAAATCGCTTTTTTTACACCTCTGCTTTATTGTTACATTCGGTAATTCGatcaatttcactaaaaaacaagatcttaCACACTGCGCGCCTGGTAGCAGCACTTTTGACATACGTCAACACGAACGTAGACAAACGACAGAAAAAGGTTCACACACCGCACGTAATGCAGCAAAACTATCGGCATATGTGAAATCGCTTTTTTTACACCTCTGCGTTAATGTTACATTCGATAATCCGatcaatttcactaaaaaacaAGATCTTGCACACTGCGCGCCTGGTAGCCGCACTCTTGACACACGCGAACTCGTCGTTGTAGGGTTCTGCATCAGTAACACATGTAACATGTAAacaagcgacaaaaaaggttttcacaCGGCACGTAATGTAGCAAAACTATCGGCATATGCGAAATCGCTTTTTTTTACACCTCTGCTTTATTGTTACATTCGGTAATTCGatcaatttcactaaaaaacaAGATCTTGCACACTGCGCGCCTGGTAGCAGCACTTTTGACATACGTCAACACGAACGTAGACAAACGACAGAAAAAGGTTCACACACCGCACTTAATGCAGCAAAACTATCGGCATATGTGAAATCGCTTTTTTTACACCTCTGCGTTAATGTTACATTCGATAATCTGatcaatttcactaaaaaacaAGATCTTGCACACTGCGCGCCTGGTAGCCGCACTCTTGACACACGCGAAATCGTCGTTGTAGGGCTCTGCATCAGTAACACATGTAACATGTAAacaagcgacaaaaaaggttttcacaCGGCACGTAATGTAGCAAAACTATCGGCATATGTGAAATCGCTTTTTTTACACCTCTGCTTTATTGTTACATTCGGTAATTCGatcaatttcactaaaaaacaagatcttaCACACTGCGCGCCTGGTAGCAGCACTTTTGACATACGTCAACACGAACGTAGACAAACGACAGAAAAAGGTTCACACACCGCACGTAATGCAGCAAAACTATCGGCATATGTGAAATCGCTTTTTTTACACCTCTGCGTTAATGTTACATTCGATAATCCGatcaatttcactaaaaaacaAGATCTTGCACACTGCGCGCCTGGTAGCCGCACTCTTGACACACGCGAACTCGTCGTTGTAGGGTTCTGCATCAGTAACACATGTAACATGTAAacaagcgacaaaaaaggttttcacaCGGCACGTAATGTAGCAAAACTATCGGCATATGCGAAATCGCTTTTTTTTACACCTCTGCTTTATTGTTACATTCGGTAATTCGatcaatttcactaaaaaacaAGATCTTGCACACTGCGCGCCTGGTAGCAGCACTTTTGACATACGTCAACACGAACGTAGACAAACGACAGAAAAAGGTTCACACACCGCACTTAATGCAGCAAAACTATCGGCATATGTGAAATCGCTTTTTTTACACCTCTGCGTTAATGTTACATTCGATAATCTGatcaatttcactaaaaaacaAGATCTTGCACACTGCGCGCCTGGTAGCCGCACTCTTGACACACGCGAAATCGTCGTTGTAGGGCTCTGCATCAGTAACACATGTAACATGTAAacaagcgacaaaaaaggttttcacaCGGCACGTAATGTAGCAAAACTATCGGCATATGTGAACTCGCTTTTTTTACACCTCTGCGTTAATGTTACATTCGATAATCCGatcaatttcactaaaaaacaAGATCTTGCACACTGCGCGCCTGGTAGCCGCACTCTTGACACACGCGAACTCGTCGTTGTAGGGTTCTGCATCAGTAACACATGTAACATGTAAacaagcgacaaaaaaggttttcacaCGGCACGTAATGCAGCAAAACTATCGGCATATATGAACTCGCTTTTTTTACACCTCTGCGTTAATGTTAAATTCGATAATCCGatcaatttcactaaaaaacaAGATCTTGCACACTGCGCGCCTGGTAGCAGCACTTTTGACATACGTCAACACGAACGTAGACAAACGACAGAAAAAGGTTCACACACCGCACGTAATGTAGCAAAACTATCGGCATATATGAACTCGCTTTTTTTACACCTCTGCGTTAATGTTACATTCGATAATCCGATCAATTTCACCAAAACACAAGATCTTGCACACTGCGCGCCTGGTAGCCGCACTCTTGACACACGCGAATTCGTCGTTGTAGGGCTCTGCATCAGTAACACGTGTAACACGTAAAAATGCGACtgaaaaaggttttcacaCCGCACTTAATGCAGCAAAACTATCGGCATATGTGAAATCGCTTTTTTTACACCTCTGCGTTGATGTTACATTCGATAATCCGATCAATTTCACCAAAACACAAGATCTTGCACACTGCGCGCCTGGTAGCCGCACTCTTGACACACGCGAACTCGTCGTTGTAGGGTTCTGCATCAGTAACACATGTAACATGTAAacaagcgacaaaaaaggttttcacaCGGCACGTAATGCAGCAAAACTATCGGCATATGTGAAATCGCTTTTTTTACACCTCTGCGTTAATGTTACATTCGATAATCCGatcaatttcactaaaaaacaAGATCTTGCACACTGCGCGCCTGGTAGCCGCACTTTTGACATACGTCAACACGAACGTAgacaaacaacagaaaaaggtTCACACACCGCACGTAATGTAGCAAAACTATCGGCATATATGAACTCGCTTTTTTTACACCTCTGCGTTAATGTTACATTCGATAATCCGatcaatttcactaaaaaacaAGATCTTGCACACTGCGCGCCTGGTAGCCGCACTCTTGACACACGCGAACTCGTCGTTGTAGGGCTCTGCATCAGTAACACGTGTAACATGTAAacaagcgacaaaaaaggttttcacaCGGCACGTAATGTAGCAAAACTATCGGCATATGTGAAATCGCTTTTTTTACACCTCTGCTTTATTGTTACATTCGGTAATTCGatcaatttcactaaaaaacaAGATCTTGCACACTGCGCGCCTGGTAGCCGCACTCTTGACACACGCGAACTCGTCGTTGTAGGGTTCTGCATCAGTAACACATGTAACATGTAAacaagcgacaaaaaaggttttcacaCGGCACGTAATGTAGCAAAACTATCGGCATATGCGAAATCGCTTTTTTTACACCTCTGCGATATTTTCACATTCGATATTCCGatcaatttcactaaaaaacaAGATCTTGCACACTGCGCGCCTGGTAGCTGCACTTTTGACACACGCGAACTCGTCGTTGTAGGGCTCTGCATCAGGAGCACATGGAAGACGCAAATATGCGATagaaaaaaggttttcacGCCGCACGTAATGCAGATAAACTATCTGCATATGTGAACTAGCTCTTTTACACCTCTGCGTCAGTATCACATTCGGTAACTCGATCAATTTCACTTAGAAAACAACATGATCTTGCACACTGCGCGCCTGGTAGCAACACCTCTGACACGCGCGAATTCGCTGATGGAGGGCTCTGCGTTGGTGACAGCTCAATTGGCTGTTGTAGGGCTTTGCGCTTTCAAGCGGAAGAGATTAACTCAGcaagtttaataaaaaaagaggATAATTATCTTCCAAACATCAATGTAAGAGTGATAATATTTTATAGAAATAGGACAAACTAGCGTTGATTCTTTGTGCATTGCGTTGTGACAACGATTTCAGTGACCATACTGTTGGTTATACCAGGCTAAACAATATTAAAACCTGTTGTTGTACAATATCCTATGAAGGCCCGGTCGTTCCCAGTGCACTTCTTGTCGTGTTCAATATCTTCGCAATTACCTCAGTTTCGGCTTCCCATGTACGCAGGCCACTAGTAAACTTTGTAAACACCCGGCAAACTTTGACAACCCGGTACTGCAAACCATCGCTTCAGTTCACCATTTCAATTGGAAAGCTTCAACTGTACAAAATCAGCTGTAACGAATGACAATAGGCCGATTCCTGAAACGCCATTCGCGTACGCAGTGTTTCTGTAGCGGAACAAAGTCAACAAcgttgcttgttttgtttttgcactgTGCATCGTAAGAAACTATCGTGATGAATCATTATGACCAGATAAGTGATTGTGTACGCTAGCAAAGTTGTTCAGTTTGTTGCCAAACAGCataaacataacataacaGCATACAGAATGGGTGGCCAGGCATCGAGCATTTCGCAAAAAATCCTACCAGCCGACACGGTCGACTCGCTGCACTTTGAGATAAAAAAGCAGGTACACATCTTCTCCGAAATAAACAATCTGGCATACGAGGACTTTCAGAAATGCCTCGCGGATTTGAATCGGCTGTAAGTTCAGTGTCAGCGCAAGATGACCGACACTGTGATGAATGGCACTAATTTCCTTCGTTCTGTATCCGGTTAGCTCGCGCAAATGTTTGGACCCTAATGGCAAGCAGCTGGTTTTTGCGGTGAAAAAAGGAACCGACAACTCGATACTATGGAAGCGGACAGTACGCATCGCGTGCGTTAAGATCGATCCCGAGACGCGGAAAATCGACTGCTTCAAGCTGCTTACGTTGCAGCAGTTTCTGCAAGTGTTCCGTACATTCCAGACAAATCTGCACGCGATGGTTACGGTGGAAAGCGCCCGGATCCAAAGTCCCACCGCAAGTCCCTCCAAGGGCGGCAAACCTGTTGCCTCCGACGACGGAGAATCGAGCGCGAGCCCTCGAGAGAAATCCGACCCGAACGTGCGCCCGTCGCCGTCTTCGTCGTCCGCCTCATCCGACTCGTCGCACACAAAGTTCGTGTTTCCAGAGAGTACGACCGCATCGATGCTCATGGCCCAGGTCGACGCGATCACCACGGGC
This region of Anopheles coustani chromosome X, idAnoCousDA_361_x.2, whole genome shotgun sequence genomic DNA includes:
- the LOC131269778 gene encoding RING finger protein 141-like, which codes for MGGQASSISQKILPADTVDSLHFEIKKQVHIFSEINNLAYEDFQKCLADLNRLSRKCLDPNGKQLVFAVKKGTDNSILWKRTVRIACVKIDPETRKIDCFKLLTLQQFLQVFRTFQTNLHAMVTVESARIQSPTASPSKGGKPVASDDGESSASPREKSDPNVRPSPSSSSASSDSSHTKFVFPESTTASMLMAQVDAITTGGSGTAREQEGDGSTDQNECCICLERKPEVSLPCAHSYCMPCIEQWNIHQKTCPICDEALASTDDTWVLSEMPEANEVSEEICATLQKLSAEATEGDESDKNWLRRMLDL